The sequence GCATTTCCTTCATTCGAACACTGGCTGCGTGTTGTAACAGGAAAAATCTTTGGTGAGCGATGGTCGGTATTTTTACTCACCGACTATTATCTAAGAAAATTCAAAACAAAAGATATTACTTTGACCGAAAACATCTTGCAGTACACTCCAATGAATTTGGAAAATAGAGTTTACGTTAAACTTGGTTATGAAATAAACCAGTCGACGGAAATATTTTTCAAATCCGGTTACTTCAACGAGAGCCTTTATAAGAATAACTTGTCGATTAAAGGATGGAATGGGATGATTGGTGTGGAAGTTGGAGGGTAAAACAGAAATGGGAAGTAGGTGAATGTAAGTCGATTTGTTAAATCGACAAACCGTGGTTTAAAATATTGAATAATGAATCCGTCAACTGACGGACGAATGATGAACTCTGAATTATGAAGTGGAAGCCCTAATATCTATAAATAATTTTTGCCATTCCCGCCTCACTTCATTATATTTTAGGTGTAAAAAAATACACGCTTAAAAAATCTGTATTTGGCAATAACCTGCAGCTTGTTAGTAAGAATTTCAGAATCGATTATCAACGCGAACTTAACATTTCGCAGTATGAAGCCGTTACTTCTGTTAACGGTCCGCACCTTGTTATTGCCGGCGCTGGAACAGGCAAAACACGCATTATTGTATATCGTGTAACATATCTTGTAAATATAGATTTATTTTGTTATTCTATAAGTGAAGTGAATTTTAATTTAATCCAGCAACCTTAAATTTAAATACGAAAATAATATGGGCACAAAGCAGGACGTTCTAACAGAAATTTTCAAAGTGTGTAAACAAAGAAACGATTATGTTTTTGATAATGATTTAGTGAAAAAATATTGCAAAAAACATCACTTTGGTAATCCTTTTGATGTTACAAAACTTGATGATACTTCAAAATTTCCTGATATGTTAATTGATGAGGATTATTTTATAATTCATCTTGGGGGAGGTAAGCATAAATTTATAAAAGGCATAAAGAGTGGTTTTCACAAATTTGAAAATATAGAAGACAATTTTATTTTTGATTGGAAATATAGAAAAAGCCTACTGAATGAATTCGATTCAAGTGAATCGAATATTCTATCGATTGGAAGCAATCAAAGAATAATCCATGACTTTTTATACGATGATATTGTCGCGGGTCCAAAAGTTTATAATGCGAGACGAACCAAAATCAGTTTTAAATATAATTTTGGTAAAGAAGAAATCATCGCAACCAATTTACAAATGGAAATTGACTTAACTTTGGAATTAAATGGTATCATTACGATTTGTGAGGGCAAAAATGGTTTTCCTGAAAACTTTGCGATTTATCAACTATTTCACCCTTTTAAATATTTTAATGAGTTTAGAAAGCAAGAAAAACTTGATGTAAAATTAATTACTTGTTGTTATGTTTTAAGAAAAAAGGAAGATGGTAAATCTTATATTAGGTTATACAATTATACATTCGAAGATGAAACCAATATGAAATCGCTAAAATTATTAAAAAATGCTCAGTATAATCTAATCAAGAGATAGATATTTTTATGAATAACAATTCTAATATAAAACCGTTTTTAGATAATGTATACTTAAAGGACATTGTTAGCTTATTGAAGGAATTGCCTGATAAAAGTATTGACATGGTTCATGGCGATCCAGACTACAATGTAGGTATTAAATATGGGGATAAATCCTATACCAAAGGTTTTGATGAATATATAGAATGGTACATTTCGTTGGCAAAGGAATCGCTGAGGGTTTTAAAAGACGACGGCAATATGTTCTTAATAAATTATCCAAAACAAAATGCATATTTGAGAGTCAAATATCTAGATAAGGCTTGTTATGAGGTTCTAGATTATGCGTGGACTTACAACACAAATGTCGGGCATAGCCCCAAGAGATTTACTACCGCCCATCGAAGTATTTTGCATTGTAGAAAAACAAAAAACAATAAATTCTTTAAAGATAACGTTGCTGTTCCGTATCTCAATCCGACAGATAAACGCATATTAGGTAATATTGCCAATGGTTCGAAGGGAAGGATGCCTTATGACTGGTTTTACTTTGATTTGGTTAAAAATGTAAGCAAAGAAAAAACTTTTCATGCTTGCCAAATTCCACAAAAATTATCTGAGATGCTTATAAAGTCATGTACGATGCCAAATGATGCTGTATTAATTTTATTTGGTGGTAGCGGTTCTGAAATTGAAATATGTAAATTTTTAAATCGAAAATTTATCTCAGCAGAAATTGATAAGAAATATTATAATATGATTATCGATCGTTTGAACAAAGGCCGAATTGAAGAAAAATACCGCCTTCAGATAAGGAATAATGAGACGAAAGAAACAAAAGGACAACTTATACTTTTAGAAAAATCAATTTATAATGTAAAAAGGAAAATAAAGCATTGATTTTTTTTCTCTTTATTTTGATCATTTTGCCATTCCCGTCTCACTTCCTTATATTCAAAGTGTGAAAAAGTACACGCTTAAACAATCTGTCTTCGGCGATAACCTGCGGCTTGTTACAAAAAATTTCAGAATCGATTATCAACGCGAACTTAACATTTCGCAGTATGAAGCCGTTACTTCTGTTAATGGTCCGCATCTGGTAATTGCCGGGGCAGGCACGGGGAAAACTCGCACTATTGTATATCGGGTTGCATATCTTGTCGAGTTAGGAGTGAAGCCCCAAAACATTTTACTGCTCACGTTTACACGGAAGGCATCGCAAGAGATGCTTCGCCGCGCTGCGATGCTCTTAGATTCTCGCTGCGAAAGTGTTGCCGGCGGAACTTTCCACTCGTTTGCAAACAGTATCTTGCGAAAGTATGCACAACTCATCGACTATGAATCGTCCTTCACAATTCTTGACCAAGGTGACGCCGAAGATACCATAAATTTAATCCGTACGCGATTGCGACTCGATACACGCGAAATTCGCTTCCCGAGAAAAGAAACTTTATACGATATTCACAGCAAGTCTGTAAACACACTAACTCCGATACACGCTATTTTAGCGAAAGAGTATCCGCACTATTTGGAGATCGTAGAAGAAATACAAAGCTTAAGTTCAAAATACGAGGTTTATAAACAGCAGCACAACCTGATGGACTACGACGACTTACTCGTCAACCTTATTAAGCTTTTCAAAAAACGAGAAGATATTAGAAATTTAATTTCCACAAAATACAAATACATTATGGTGGATGAATATCAGGATACAAACCGGATTCAAGCTGAGATAATTCGACTTCTCGCAATGAAGCCGGATGGAACTTACAGCAACGAAAACATATTGGTAGTGGGCGACGATGCACAGTCGATTTATGCGTTTCGCGGTGCAACAATCAGGAACATACTCGAATTTCCCGAAACATTTCTGAAGTGTAAAATCATAACGCTCGAAGAAAATTACCGCAGCACACAGGCAATTTTAGATGTAGCGAATGAAATTTTAAACAGAGCGAAGGAGTGAAAACTTTGTTGAGCATAGAGCTACGAGCTTGGAGTGCGCAGAAGTTATTCTCTTGCGCAATCCTGGTGCTTTTGACACTTGCGGGTTGCAAACCTGTAAAAGAGGTTGTCGAAGACAGAGTTGAACTACCCCCGCCCCTAAAAACTCTCGAACCGGCAATTACAATTAACATCGCAAGTATCGACCTGTCGGATTATCCTACAAAAACAGCCAAAAAATCGGTGCAAAATTTAGCGACTGCATTAAAGGCGGCAGAGGTGCAAATCGTTACATTGCAATCAGTTACACGCTATCCTGAATTGAAAAACAGAGTCGATTTTATTTTTGAACTGCAAAAGGCAACTGAAATGTTTTTCAAATTTGGCGAAATACAAAACTATTCAGGCAGACAAACCGGTAATGCAATATTCAGCATTTATCCGTTCCGAGCTTCTGAAAATTCCGAGTTTAATAATTTTAAATCACTTAGCACTTCTTTAAATGCAACTATCGATGTAGGGGTTGCAAACTTGCTCGTATCGTCTCTAGCAATACCCGAAAAACTTTCGAGCAACGAGCAAAAATATTTTGTATCAGAATTAAATAAAATTCATAGTAACTTTAACTTGCCGCCTTTCATAATTACCGGAAACATAAACAGCATAAACCTCAAATTATTAAACGATGCTGATTACAATATAGACGGATTCGTAGCTCACCGGCAAACTGAAACACTCACACTGTTAGAAACGCATTCTATAGAAACCGAGTTTGGTAAAATAATGATTTGCAAATTCGGATTATTTAATAAAACAGTTACAACGAAATGAATCGGCATAAATACAAAAAAGTTTTATACTCGAAGAAACCAAGCGGATCGATGCCTCAACTTGTAATTGCCGATAACGAAAACGTTCAATCGAAGTTTGTTGTGCAAAAAATTCTTGAACTGCGAGAGGAAGGAATCCCCCTCGAAGAAATTGCGGTCTTATTTCGTTCGTCGTATCTCTCTTTCGATTTAGAAATCGAGCTAACCAAAGCGAACATTCCGTTTGTGAAATTCGGCGGTTTTAAATTTATCGAAACAGCACACATAAAAGATATGATAGCTTATCTTCGTGTTACAGAAAATCCAAAAGATGTAGTTGCCTGGAATCGTATTCTTCTTCTTATAGATGGAATTGGTCCGCGTAATGCTGAAAAAATTATTGATGGAATCTTGCATCATCAAAGCGACAAATTTTGGGTTGAGTATCATCAATATTCGGATAAGGTTCGCGAGCTGTTCGATTTATTAAAAACAATCGCTACTGATCTAAATACTCCCTCTGAAAAAGTCGACCGAATACAAGCTTATTACAATGGGATATTCAAAAAAGTGTACGACGACTGGCGGCGGCGTGAAAAAGATTTGGAAATGTTTTACGCTATTGCCGAGCGCTACAAAAACGTACCATCACTATTAACCGATTTAGCTCTTGAGCCACCCAACGAGAGTATATCTGACGTTGTTTCTCCGGGTAAAGAAAACGAACTGCTTACACTTTCAACTATCCATAGCGCTAAAGGATTGGAGTGGAAAGCGGTTTTCATTATTTACGCCCTCGACGGACGTTTTCCGAATTCGCGTGCAGTAGATGACCCCGAAGAGTTAGAAGAGGAACGGCGGCTGATGTATGTTGCTTGCACACGTGCGAAGGAACATTTGTTTATTGCCTATCCTATTAATATCTATGACCGTGATACCGGAACGGTTTTATCCAAGCCATCCCGCTTCTTAGAAGAATTGGGCGAAAATTTGCTGGATCAATGGGTAATTACTTCAGAAGAATAAGTGGCTTGTTATTATCATTTATTATTGTTAGATTAATACTGGTTTTTGATTGAGAGTGAGCTTCCATGATTATCGGTTAATGCTTTCGCAAGATTAAAAATAAACAATTAAATTAATTTACAAGGAGATACAAATGAATATTTACGTAGGCAATCTATCAAACGATGCCACAGACGATGATTTGCGCAAAGCCTTCGAAGCTTTTGGGCAGGTTTCAACAGCCTCTATAATTAAGGACAAGTTCAGCGGTGAATCAAGAGGATTCGCATTTGTTGAGATGCCAGAGAAGACTCAAGCACAAGCCGCAATTGAAGGCTTAAACGGCTCGACGCTAAAAAACAGGGCACTAAAAGTAAACGAAGCCCGTCCACGCGACGACAACCGCAAAGGTGGCGGTGGTGGTGGTAGAGACAGAAGAAGTGGTGGCGGTGGCGGTGGCGGTCGCCGATTCCGATAATCAAACGACACATTATACGATCATTCCGGGCATCAATCCTGCTTTTAGTTAGATGCGCGACTTATCTCTCTGCTTAATCATTCGTTTTGTTGATTTTGCAGAGAAAATTTTTCTGTACATTTTTCCTAATTAAGAAAGGACAATTATGAAATCGGAATCTTTTGCACTTAGCAAACCGATGGTGGCGCTTCTCGAAAAAAATGGGATCACCATTGCAACTCCAATTCAAAAAGAAATAATTCCAGCAATCATCAGCGGGCGCGATGTTATTGCGCAATCGGAGACAGGCTCTGGAAAAACTCTAAGTTTTGCTATTCCGCTAATTGAACAGTTAAATCGACGCGATGGACTTCGCGCCTTGATACTTGTTCCAACGCGTGAACTTTGCATGCAAATTGCAGGTGAGTTCATTAAGTTTTCAGCGGGCAACCATCTTGGCGTCATTCCTGTTTACGGAGGCGTGGCAATCAATAAACAAATCTCTAAAATTAAGACTGCTAACATCATAGTTGCGACACCGGGTAGATTGATAGATTTATTAGATCGCCGGGCACTAAAGCTTGACACCATTAAATATCTTGTATTCGATGAAGCTGACCGGATGCTCGACATGGGCTTCATACCCGATATAGAATATATTGTAAGGCAGATACCTGGCGAACGACAAACGATGTTGTTTAGTGCTACGATATCAAAAGAGATCGAGAAACTGAGCGCAGCCTATCTTCACAATCCCAAATACGTCCGGCTCGAATCTGTAGTTCAACCTTCGTTTCTTCGTCAAACATACTACCGCACCACAGCCGATAAAAAATTGGATTTACTCGTTACATTGTTGAAAAACGATCCCCATATAGCTTTAGTATTTTGCAACAGGAAACACATTACAACAAAGATTGCAAAAAAACTTTCAGCGGCGGGCATACAAGCACGATGTTTGCACGGCGATTTGACGCAGCCAAAACGCGACCGCGTAACTAATGAATTCCGACAAAAGAAATTTACAGTTTTAGTTGCAACCGACGTTGCTTCCCGCGGTCTGCACATCGAGGATATTTCACACGTTTATAATTTTGATATACCAAGGGATGTCGATTCATATACACACAGGATCGGGCGAACTGCCCGTGCAGGAAAAAAGGGAGAAGCTATATCTCTCGTTGCAACCGAAGAGGACAAAAAATTCTTCAAGCAAATCCTGTTTAATTATCACGGTACCATCACGCTGAAAGAACCAAGCGATATATCTAAAACAAAACGACCAAAGTTACACGAACCATCACCCGAAAAGTTACCCGAAAAATCGCACGAAGTCGCACCTAAGAAGAAAAAAAGAGAAGGCAGCGAATGGAAGAAAAAATGGGAACATCTTCTCGGAAGCTAAATCGCATTAATTGAAATTGTCAAAATTCGTATCAAATCGAGCATTATTAAAGAAAAAATTAGGAATAAAACTTTTTACTTGACTATTCTTAAATCTTTTTCTATATTCATTTAGAAATTTTGTGAAATAAAAAGGACTTAATATATCGTAATATTGTTAAAGGTTTAAAATTATAGTGTTCGTATAGACGACATATTCTATATATTTTTAAAAACAATAACCTTTAACAGAGTAACGATATGTTTAATCGTATCAAGCCGAATGTTGAAGGTATAACATTTGGTTTTTTAGTTTTATGAAAAGAAAATATAAAATAAAATTTCTAATAGGAATTGCACTCGCTGCATTTCATGTGTTTGCTTTTTCGATTTCTGCGGCAGAAAGTAATATCCGTATCGTCCAGTCCGATGCAAGAGGACTTACATTTGAATTTACACCCAATTTTCATCCAATATCAATTGTAGCAGGGGACTCGGAAACTTTCACAAGTATTACTTTCGACGGCGAAGGGACACTCTCAAGTGCAACTCCCGGCGAACCGTTGCTTAAATTCAGAAATATCCCGCTACGCCTTCCCGGACTTTCCAATCATTCTGTTGAAATATTGGAAACAGATTACGAAACTATACCGGACATCCTTCTGGCGCCCGTGCGTAATGTTTACAAAGATGAACAGGGGAATTATTTTTCAAAACTTATAAAAAATTTAACAGCTTATTCTGCAATAGATTTTTTACCTTCCGAGATCGTGAAGCTAACTGATATCGGCACAACACGCGGTGCGGCTTTAGGGAACATCCACATCTACCCGCTTCAATATAATCCAGCTGCAAAACAATTACGAAAATACACACGCCTAAAAATAAAAGTAACTTTTGGCTCATCGGAGTTGGCTGGAATTTCTCAGCCCGAAGATGAGTTGCTGAACGGCGTTGGTATCAATTACGAAACAGGCAAGCATTGGTACCTCACTCCACCATTCGCCAAGAAGCAAGCACAAACTAACAGCGTATTAGCTAACGGCACATGGTTTCGGTTTCCAATTAATGAGGATGGAATCTACAAACTGACAGGCACGCAGCTTAAATCAATCGGAGTTCCAGCAAATACAAACCCAAACACAATCAAAATTTTTAACAACGGCGGCAGCGAGCCGGCATTCGATCCGCTGGCATTTGTACAAGATGATCTGCTTGAGAATGCTCTCTTCGTTAATGATGTAGGCACACAAAATAATTTAGATGCTGATGATTACATCTTATTCTACGGAAAAGGAACAACCGGCTGGAAATATAATGCACCAACGAAAACTTTCTCACACTATATCAATCGCTTTGCGGTCGAAAATGTTTACTGGCTCACATTCGATGGAGCTGCGAGCAAAAAAATGTTAGAAACGGAATCGCTTAATGCAATTAATTTTTACCAACCCGTTTCTATACTCGGAAAAACTTTTCGTGAAGATGAAAAGACCAACATTTTAAACTCAGGTATGGAGTGGTTAGGGCAGCAGTTTAGCGTTAATGATTCGATAACTTATGTGGTTCCGCTGTCCGGATTAGACACACAAAGTCCGGTTTCGTATAAAATTCGTTTGGCAGCTCGAACTCACAATAGCTGGTCGTACTTCACTGCATCCGACCGGCAGCAAAATTTAGGCACCGTATCAATTGAAGGTACATACATCGGTAGCTACGGTTCTCCACAAGCAAAGTTTGCTACTCTAAACCGAACCCTGATGCCCAACATCGGCGATCCACGAAGCGAATTGAAGCTTAAATTTACAAGCGATAACCCTGCCGGTAGCGGGTATTTAGATTGGTTCGAGATCTTTTATCGACAAAATTTAAATTCACAAAACGATATATTTAATTTCCACACATACGATACAACTGCCGTGGTTAAATATGCGATCGGTGGTTTCAGCTCGAAAGATATAAAAGTTTTTGATGTATCGGATTTTGCAAATGTAAAAATTATCGCATCACCTTCGATAACACTAAATACTGTTTCGTTTCAAATCCAAGCACAGTTAGGAACTCCGAAAGAACTATTTGCAATCGGACAAAACGGTTATAAAACTCCCGGTAATTTCGTCAGGATGAACAATCAAAACATTCACGGCACTGTAACATCGGGTGATTCAATCCCATTTATAATAATTACACACAAAGATTTTAAGAATGCCGCGAACAGATTGAAGAACCACAGAGAAAAACTTGGCACTGACCGGCTTCAAACATTAGTGGTAGATGTAGAAGAATTGTACAACGAATTCGGCGGCGGACTTTCATCACCGATAGCGATCAGAAATTTCTTGAAGTATGCATACAATTCTATTCCTGCAAATTCATTGAAATATGTTCTTTTATTTGGCGATGGTGATTTCGACTATAAACGAATTACTACGACCGGTACAAATTGGATTCCCCCTTGGGAAACACCGGAATCTTATACGGATATTAATTCGTTTGCAACCGAAGATCGCTTTGCCATTTTTGATAACAGGCAGCGGATAGCTTTTGCAATCGGCAGATTAGCTGTCCGTTCAGCCTCAGAGGCAAATGTTGTAGTAGATAAAATTCTTGAATACGAAAACAACCCGGCATTAGATCCATGGAAGATGAGAATTACTTACGTTGCTGATGATGGACCTGCGGGACCGAGTGAAGATGATAGAACAATGCACACAACTCACGCAGAAGCTGTAGCGGCAACGACACCAAACTCGATTGAGAAACGGAAAATTTATATCGTCGAATATCCTACGGTTATTACATCTATCGGCCGAAGAAAACCAGTCGCTAATCAGGCAATTGTTTCTCAAATGAACGCAGGATCGCTGATTGTAAACTTCTCGGGACACGGTAATCCCCGTTTGTGGACTCACGAACAAGTATTTGTAAGAGAGACCGATTTTCCGCTTCTAAATAATAAAGGAAGATATTTTTATTTAGTTGCGGCGACTTGTAATTTTTCGGAATTCGATGGAGTTGGCGACCAAAGCGGCGGCGAGATTTTGGTGAATAAACCAAATTCAGGGGCGATTGGAGTTCTCGCAGCAACACGAGCTGTATATGCTTATCCGAACAGAGAATTAAATATCAAATTGTTTGAACAAACTTTTAAACTCGATTCATACGGCAATATAATCCCATCGCGGCTCGGCGACGGAATTTTCAGAGCAAAACAAATTCTTCCACGCGACGATAATCATGAAAAGTTTTTCTTGTTGGGCGACCCTTCAGTTCGGCTCGCTTTACCAAAAGCTCAAGGCAGCATCGATTCTATCAACAGCCAATTTGCAAATCAACGAATTGATTTAAACGCTCTGCAAAAAATTACTTTAAAAGGAACAATTCGGGAACCCGGTACTAATCTTCTCTCAAACTTTTCAGGCAAAGCACAAGTTGTGGTTTACGATGCTAATAAAAAAATAAATATTCCTGAATGGACAAATTTTAGTTACACAGCTTCGGGGTCAGTTATCTTCCGTGGCGAAAGTTCCATAAACAACGGTAAATTTAAAACCGAGTTTATTATTCCGAAAGATATCTCGTACGATACTCTCAACGGAAGAATAACACTTTATTTTTCGAATAATGAAACCGACGGTATGGGTTATACTGAAAACTTCAGAATAATCGGAACCGACACAACGGCGGTTACCGATAATGAAGGACCTAAAGTAGATATATTTTTTGATTCAAAATCGTTTAGACCAGGCGACATCGTTACCGAATCGCCGCTGTTGATTGTTGACTTGCAGGACGAGTCGGGAATTAACGCTTCGGGTTCGGGAATCGGACATCGAATTGAAGCATGGTTAAACGATCAATCCGAAAGCACCGATTTAACACCGTTTTACAAAAGCAACCTCGATACTTATCAGGAAGGTGTAGTTGAGTATAAATTCGAAAAACTTGCCGCCGGTTCGCACAAAATAAAAATTCGAGCTTGGGATATTTTTAACAACGCATCTTCGGGTGAAACTATTTTCGATGTTCTGGTCGGTCAAGGTTTAACAATTACCGATTTGTTTAACTACCCAAATCCATTTTCGGAGAGTACTGTATTCACATTTCACCAAAACCAAATTGTCCCGGTTGAAGTTGAGATCAAAATTTACTCGATAGCCGGCCGTCTGCTCGAATCTATTAAACGCTCCGGCAGCACTGATAATTTTATACGGATAGATTGGAATGGAAGAGATCGCGACGGCGACAAGTTAGCGAACGGAATTTATTTATATAAAGTAATTGTAAAAACACAGGACGGACGTTTTACAAGTGAGTCGATTGGGAAACTTAGCGTTCTTAGATAAAAAGAAAAATTGCTATTCACAAATAAAGATTTTAAATTTAATTACTAATATGTGTTACATTATTAAAGGAAACATCATGAAATCACAAACAATTAAGTATTTATTGGCAGTTGTTGTAGTTGTATTTGGATTGCTGCCAAACACGTCGTATTCACAAGGCGAATCTGCCGTGCCGTTTTTACTAATCGCTCCGAACTCGCGGGCTAGCGGCTTAGGCGAATCAGGAACAGGTATGGCTGACGATGCCTCGGCAATATTTTGGAACCCCGCTGGGCTTGCCTTTCAAACTGGTCAGGAACTGAGTATTACACACGCCAATTGGCTCCCTCAATTTGCAATGTCTGATTTATTTTATGAGTACTTGGGTTATAAAGGTTATTATGAGGAACTTGGTGGAACAATCGGTGCTAATATTATTTATTTAAACTTAGGTGAGTTTATTAAAACACTCTCAAGCGGACCTGAAGAAGTGGGACGATTTAAAGCTTATGAATTTGCCGTAACTGCCGGATACGCAACTAAAATTATGGAAAACTTAGGTGTTGGTGTAAATTTAAGGTTTATCAGAAGCGCCTTGTCGCCCTTCGGTACGGAAGAAGAAAAAGGAGCAGGTATCGCTAACACAGTAAGTTTCGACATTGCTACAATGTACAAACAGCCGATGATGGATGGTGAATTTTTATCAGAATTAAACATCGGTTTAAATCTCGCAAACTTAGGTCCTAAAGTTGTTTATATAGATGAAGCTCAAGCCGACCCGCTTCCTACAAACATACGTCTGGGTTTAGGGCTCAACGTTTATAAATCCGAATTCAACAATATGGTGGCAAACATTGACTTGCAACGAATATTGGTTCGTCGTCATAAGGATGGAACCTCGGATGAATCGTACAAAGCACTATTTTCGGCTTGGAGCGATGGAAGCAAACTTCGGAAAGTTACAATCGGCGCCGGCATAGAATATTGGTACGGTGCGCCAAAACTCGTTGCAATACGGTTTGGATATTTTTATGAAGACCCAAGCTTTGGAAACAGAAAATTCTTAACCTTCGGAGCAGGGATCAGATACGATATCTACGGCTTCGATTTCAGTTACTTATCGGCAATGGAAGAAAATCATCCACTGTCTGAAACTTTACGCTTCACTTTAATGATTAATTGGGGCGAAATTTAATAATACTTTTTTCTTATGAAGATAAAACTACTTGCGGCTTTTCTGCTAGCCGGAATTTTTACCG comes from Bacteroidota bacterium and encodes:
- the porV gene encoding type IX secretion system outer membrane channel protein PorV translates to MKSQTIKYLLAVVVVVFGLLPNTSYSQGESAVPFLLIAPNSRASGLGESGTGMADDASAIFWNPAGLAFQTGQELSITHANWLPQFAMSDLFYEYLGYKGYYEELGGTIGANIIYLNLGEFIKTLSSGPEEVGRFKAYEFAVTAGYATKIMENLGVGVNLRFIRSALSPFGTEEEKGAGIANTVSFDIATMYKQPMMDGEFLSELNIGLNLANLGPKVVYIDEAQADPLPTNIRLGLGLNVYKSEFNNMVANIDLQRILVRRHKDGTSDESYKALFSAWSDGSKLRKVTIGAGIEYWYGAPKLVAIRFGYFYEDPSFGNRKFLTFGAGIRYDIYGFDFSYLSAMEENHPLSETLRFTLMINWGEI